A portion of the Bufo gargarizans isolate SCDJY-AF-19 chromosome 7, ASM1485885v1, whole genome shotgun sequence genome contains these proteins:
- the CZIB gene encoding CXXC motif containing zinc binding protein, whose product MVKFALQLKANLENITRLRPLGDDFRWFLKLKCGNCGEVSDKWQYITLVDSVPLKGGRGSASMVQKCKLCSRENSIDILGPSMQPYNAEDSERFKTIVEFECRGLEPVDFQPQAGFAAEGAETGTPFNDINLQEKDWTDYDEKAQESVGVYEVTHQFKKC is encoded by the exons AAGTTTGCGTTACAGCTGAAGGCCAATCTAGAAAATATCACGAGGCTGCGGCCGCTGGGTGATGATTTCCGCTGGTTCCTGAAG TTGAAATGTGGAAACTGTGGAGAAGTATCGGACAAGTGGCAGTATATCACGTTGGTG GACAGTGTCCCCCTGAAGGGTGGGAGAGGCAGCGCCAGTATGGTACAGAAGTGTAAGCTGTGCTCTCGGGAAAACTCCATAG ATATTTTGGGTCCCTCGATGCAGCCGTACAAT GCGGAAGACAGTGAACGCTTTAAAACTATAGTGGAATTTGAGTGTCGGGGGCTGGAGCCAGTCGATTTTCAACCTCAG GCTGGATTTGCTGCAGAAGGGGCAGAAACAGGGACTCCTTTCAATGATATCAACCTGCAAGAAAAG GACTGGACAGATTATGATGAAAAGGCACAAGAATCTGTGGGGGTCTACGAGGTGACGCATCAGTTTAAGAAGTGCTAA